GTTATTGAATTACAGTCCTCAAAAGCCAGACACCAGGCTTTTTGAGTAATGTGTGTCACACCACAAATGTGGCTGGGTTGTTACTCCAGGTGCACTCACTGCCACCTATAAACTGTACTATAAAGGGCTCTGCATCCGACAAAACACTGTAATACACATATTTCATTGATTACACTAAGAGGAGGGCTCCAATAGGAAATGAGTCTGGTGCTAAATTGGAAAattgtcttatcaccatagcaaccaagggACTGGTTCAGTCAGTGAGTGCATCTTAGTGACTGCTTTGGAGATGGCCCTTTTTTTGCATAAGAATCGCTTTATACAAAACCACTGATGGAAATTGACTACTGTGTTACCAGACAcaatttttctgtatttatacaaaaggtaaagggaaaaataatgaaataagacATGTCAGTTAAAGAGAtagtgaaattaaaaaaaaaaaaaaaatactgagatACTGAGATCAGCATCACATACAGTGTTTGCCCCCAGGggcataaccatacctgggaacttctgggatccggctacccggagcctacccttgtgggACTTGAccaggactgcccgctgacgtcgggggggtgttcctgctgatgtccgcgggaaacacccccagttcaagggaaaatgggcagggagcatgGCGTGTCAAGACCTCGCTCCcacgacctggaggattcgggtcctgacccggagaagcagtcAAGCCCGGAGAGTTCACAGGTAtaggcataactagaaaccacagggccctgtcGCGAAAATTGCCTCCGGCTCCCCAACCTTACCAAGCAATATGTTCCACAGTTCCACCTTTGTCCTAAACAGCTTGTAAGTGCTACCTTTGCCCtgaacagcttgtgagtgcctctGACCCCAAGCAGCTTAagagtgccatcctaaccccctaAAAGACTGCCtctgccatatttgccccagcttgtcagtggcCGAAAAAGCTTATctatgccttctttgccccttgtcccactccaacatacactctggcacacatatgtaaataaatttacacattaacacacacgtacacattcattctaacacatacactccatctcacaccacgtACAcatcacatccatgctcacacatacatacatatacatggaCATTCATCCTCACAAAcagttatacatagacatccatgctcacatacatttatGCATGCACGTTTCTACCcagataatatatacatacatagccTGTCCCACCCTTCTCACTTACTTCTCACTTCACCTACAGCTTTCTGTCCatctgctcgcacactgtgcagGCATACTCGGTTTCACCgtggggtcatgtgacgtaataCGTGACCCCGATATGTTCTTGGTTCCCTGTGCCAgtataaaatagtttagaaagggcccttcctacctgggccagactggttCGGATTGGAAGGTCCCTTTCTAAACTATCTTGAACCAGTATGAGGAGACAGAAACAAGTGATCGCCCCAGGTCCGTGGCAGTTGGCATATATCTCTGTTGTATCATCGTCTCTGGTGAGTCCATAAATCAATGAGTATCCTAACATCTGCTAGTTACTTATATGTTTGCGCCACCAtacttttgtataataaacataCAGCTAATTTTAAGATGCGGGTACAGATTTGTTGGAGCTATAATACAAATGCTTTATATACAAGATTTTGTTTattgccaagaaaaaaaaacatggaagctGCCACTAGGATATAGCACAGAAGAGATGAGTTAAATGCAAACTTATCTGCATGCGTTCCTATGCATCTCTTAACTTTAAGaccggaaagggttaaaggaagCTGTCTGGCAAGGATTTTCCCTAGAGACATAGTCTCTGAATATTTCATGTGGCCTCATCttttatgaatgaatgtgtttaCTGCCGGATGCAAGGGCAGAGCGTGGGCGGCATAAAGATGGCAGAAACCTGGACCATTTCAGTGCTCTGAAGGGAGGGCACGCATCGCTCTGCATGTTATTATATCTCTCTGCATGTTATTTCATTTAACATGCTTCCATGTTACAGCTCTGCAGGCAGTGGATTATGTCACTGCTCTTCATGTTGCATTGGATGTTTATAATATGAAATTATGATACCTCCATTAATACTACACTGTTCTAAAGGTGAAAATACCCTTTCACGTGATGTGGTTATTTACCACTATATGCTGTGTTTTGTATGTTGCATTATCCCTACCGACGCTTCTTTTTAAATGCTAATTAACATAACCAAAACGCTAGAATCTTAAAGATGCTGCCTGCTTACTGAAGACAAAGCAGGATATTTTAGGATTAAATGAGGCTCCAGTGGCTAGTAGATGGTTTGGGGCTCTAGTACATTCCCAggagttttttattatttgtatggaCCTCACCTTAGTCAGATCcgacacatagaatttgactgcagataatCGTTTGGCACATCTAGTCTGcgcatttttcctgatgtaccTTGGTcaagccatatgcctgtccaatGCATGTGATTATTGGGCACCTCCATACTTCTCAATACTTTAGGTGTCCAAATCGGGATACCTGcgttgggtgtctgtgtggtgAGGGGTGTGGTCTGCCCCAGAAGTAAGCATGATGGAGCGTGACCACCTACTCACCTTATCCAAATATCCTCCTTTGTGAGGAGGCAATGcaggagctgcaatggaggtctgtgctgctaTAGCgtagacctccattgatttgtCACCAGATGCTCCCCACAAAATCAGGACAGTGAGGCACAGTGCCCAAAAATCTGGATTGTGGGGAGGTATGAATCCTTGCAAGTTGCAGCAACATCAATGCCCAAATGCACATAGGCCCAGCCCGGTTGCATGTTGAAATAGTATTGCTTCTCAGTAGCATGAATATCTGATTGACAAGTAGATGTACCGGGAACAATCCACTGCTGGTGGACCTTTCAACCAGTTGTTCAGTACAAACAAATGTCTGCACTATGTGGACTATGGACCCTTAGTCTTTCAGTAAGAGACTATATATTGGGATCAGTGCATGAATAGTTAATCTCCCTCCTTTGTTAGGGATAATATTGAATTAGTTTGACACTTCACTGTTGCATTGAGCTGTGGCCCAAGAAATAGAGTGGGCCCCCAGCCGTTAGTACCTGTTATACTAGTGAAGGTTTTGCCTCAGGGCCTTTCTAACACAACATGGATTGTGGGtctctgtaaaatgtaaatgactAGTGAGTATTTCCCCCTAGGTCCATAAAACAATTTGCATATGCTCTGCTTGCTTCAATTTGGAAGAGGGGGAGGGGTTTGGAGAGAGAAATTAACATCAGGTATTCTTTTGTGCTAAGGTTTTGGGCAGTGTTTGACAAACTGGAAATCTCTTTGATTCAGAATTAGGTATATCAATAATCTCACTATTATGTCCCAACTGGTGTAGCTGTAGATGACATGGTGGCACAAGACATGGTGGCACAAGACATGTGGCAGTTGAATTGGACAGCCCCTTATGTCTGTTTGAAGGGTGAGCCTGTAGAATGAGTGTGATCAGACATGTAAGTTACTGTGGGAGATCTGTAGGTGCTTAGCAACGGAATGGCAACTTCTAGGCTCTTTAGGCTCGTTATTGAGAGACTGACCTAAGCAGTATTGCATTAGTTTGTGCATGGCTCCTCTGTCTTTCTTTGCGATATTACCTAAAAAATAGAAGTAGAAGATTGAAATGTGCTTGGTGTCCTCTCAGTGAGATACTAGGTGGATATCAACGATCTATAAGTATATaccataaaattatgggttTACACTTTAACAAATGAAAAGGACGTACCGTAATTATTGCATGCTAAATACACTTGCTTATTTTAAGTCATTGGTTTTGTAGGGATCTTGTATGTcatgtgctttataaataatcatAACTGGGATTGATATTAATAGTGAGGCCCTGCCTCCCCGTTTCAGTTTCATCCTCATGTGGCCAGGGGTGTGCCACTTTTTCCAACTCCCCACCCAGCAAAGGGTCATCAGCCCTGCCTGTTAATGGACCCATTCTCCCAGAAAAGGcagggctccaggtagcctactcTGTGAACAGATCTGTATCATTAGGTCCCAGAGCTGCACTATGAGCTGTTGCTTGTGGTTTAACCAATATCTGGCATAATCAGCATACATGCTAGCGGTTGTCATCTACAGATTGGATTTGACAGTCCTGACCATCAAGCTCAGACCAAAATTTTCAATATTGGATGTTTCATTACAAACCTACCTTGATTATGTTTGAAGTGAGTCTTGATACGAGTATTCTAGTTTTGGgacatgttttagttttttaccCATGGATCAATATGAAACAGGTAACAGGGCAACTGAATAATTACATCATCTCCCTCTGAAGGTATGCAACCTTATACAATACAGGGCAATTTCTatgccatattattattatgcaattGTTGATCCCATTGGGCTACAATAATAGTTATATCCTCATACAGTCTTCAAGCTGTCCCTAGTACGCCACTGAAAATGAAATAGTTAAGGGATTTTGTTTTCCGACAGTTTTTTCATTAGGTTATTTGGCTGGTACTGCCAGCACTTGAATGACTCTTTGGCATAAGCTAGCAGTTTAATGGCTGTGTTCTTCCAGCCAGGGCTGCAAGCTGGGCATGATCTAGCTTCCGCCCAGCAGGAGTGGTGAGAGGAGAGGTAGCAACAAGCTGCGGGAAGATCTGAGAACAGATGCACACAACTCAGAGCTGGGAGGCCCCATGTTAACCACTCTCCACTTCAACTACAGGTGGTTCAGGAAACTTAGCTGCTCATTGACTAGGCCGTGTCAGGAACATCTTTAGTATTATTGGTTATGTTTAATAGGCAgggcctgagaaggggggggcagTTATCTTTTGGGTTGCCCAAGAATCTGGAGCATTACCAGAAGTCCTTTCATACGTTTACTTAGCAACTTCTTGTACTCCATTCATGGATTTCCTATGCACTCCCTTCCTGTGATTGTATTTTTGGCCAGGACCTAACATTGAGTGTAGTGCAAGCCAAATGTGAAAGGAGGTACTTTATCAGTGGGCCACTTGGGTGGACCTCCTCCCTGGAGCTCTCCCGTTAATTGGTTTAAACTACCATATATTGTAAGCCAGAGTGCCTAAAGGTGATGGGAGCTGGAGGGCTGCCCAATCCTGTCTTAATGTCAATTTATATTGAAACATGTTGTAAGTGGACACCTTCCCATCTTAAAGGAAGATTATTATGAGGTTTTAAGGCTATCACTTCTCTCTGCATCTCTGGACATAACTCGGCAGGAACTCTCGCCAAAACACCACCACttgtggtgatgtcctctcccgtTCCTCTAATctagggagaggacatcactgaatGCACCTCCATAGTGCCCTCAGTTCAAGCTATGGTAAAATAACGGTGGTTCTGTTGATGCCTATCCTTCGCTTTGAGGACCGGGGAAGAGGACGTCATTGCAAGCACCGCAATTTTTGCGGAAGTTCCTGCTGGGTTTTGCCCGCAGAGATGCAGACGATAGCACAAGTGgttagcagagaaggtagagaaacatttagagtgtGAAAGAGCGTTAACAAGAAAGAGTGAATAAGGGAACCAGGCAATGAATTTGGTTTTAGAATTAAAAATGACCCCATAATTTCAGCTGAAGCAAAAACTAACATTTTATATGCAGGATGTTTTTGGTatgtttccctttaaattagAGCTCCTTAGCAGAAGATGACAAAGCATTTATATGCAGGATGTTTTTGGTATAACAATAATATGGACAAATAAGACATTTACAGTTACACTTTGTGAATCCTTTTTCTTAACAGCAGGCTGTTAAACACtagagtgtgaatgagaaatGGACAATTGTTACACTACCCAAGTTAAATATTGATAATTGCAGTTGCCTACACTTATCTGACTCAGGtgctcaaaataaaaaaaacccaaaagattTGTAGCAGGCATTATAACAATTTATTGAAAAAGGCACAGTCACACCCTCCACGCAGAATATCAACAGGATCAATGACAGACAGAAAAATAAAGAGGAAataatcaaaaaaacaaaacacgggAATGGTATAAATTTCTCTACAGGACTACATACAGAGCACACACCTGGGGCCTGATACACACTACCTTACAGATATATGGAAGGGTGTTGATCCCTCGACTTCCAAGGGACAGCTCAGAAGAAGGTTAACTTATTTTAACTCCTCTTTCCCCAGATAGTAGGATAAAAGGTGCAGCGCTGTAATTTATAGAGACTGAAACATGAAAAAGGAAAGACCTGCAAGCAAAATGAAAGACCTCAAGCTACCTGTATACAACGTGGCTTACCTTCTATTACTATGCTAGAAGGAGCTACTTAGCGGATACAGATAACAACATTAGCACACCTTTCTTCTGGCAGCAAGAGTCAACCTTTGATTTTATAACAggattatatgtttattttccagacaGTAGTGTTTACAATTATTTGTACAGGGGTGTTTTACAAAAGCCAGTGTCCAGAGCTCATAGGGAATACACTTTAGCTACCACTAGCATTGACAATGAGACACCAAATTCTAAATTAAGAAAACTGATTGTTCCATTTCCATAACATCCACCAACTGGAAAGTGTTGCTTTGGCTGCAGGTGACCTACAAAAGGAAACGTTAACTCTTTAAAAGACCAGTTGGATGTGCTTTGTTTTGCAAAGCAACATGAACTCATCTGATGCTAAATAATGTACTTTCTGTTGGGGCTTGTGCTGGTTCAGGGACATGTTATTCAGATCTACTAAATCAAGCATActaaaaaacaaagtaaaattaGGGtgggaaatgtaaattatacataaatCAGGGAGGTTTGTGCTTTCAGTAAAAGTATAATCAGCTGATTTACAATACAGTTCGCAGTATGttccatatatatgtatatacatacaccatcAAGTTTCATATGAATTAACCCCATGGCTGCCAGTCCCTTGCTCACACAACTCCTAGGCTACCAGAGGCTCCTCCAGTGCATGTTGGGATAATGCTGTACAGTGCCAAAGCACTTGGCAGGGCTAGGTTTACTGCTGCGCTGCACCTTTATCCAGCCAACTCCTGTTCTTGCTTAATCTGACTTGTCACCCTCATCGTCAGGCCGTGAGTCACCGTCATGGCCATTCTTGTCTTCTTTGGGGAGATGACCTTGGGAGCCCAGTgcagagagggagaggaggccGCTGCTGGCACTAACTGGCAAAGAGGGCGCCTGCAATCCCACTGGCAAAGGAGTGAGAGGGAGGGCCAGGGCCTGGAGCTGGGACAGCTGGTGCACTTGAAGCTGCTGCTGTAGAAAAGGGGCACAAgagaggaaaggaaaaaaaaaacatgtcagaCAAGAGTACAGGGGGGTTACTAAACAATCAGTGGAAACCCTGTCCAATCAGGAACAGAGAACATAATCAAAAAGGatacaaaacattatttcaaCTATAAAATGAACCCACAAAGAGGTGGATCAATGGCATACATCTGTTCCATCCAACACACTGTGATACAGAGAGACAATGAGCCTAGGACGTAGAAACCTGACCCGCCTCAATAGAGCAGGGTACCCATCCTTCCTCACTAATCAAACACACAACACCGTTACAGCGCTCTCACGTACACGGATGATGGAGTTCAGCTCCGGAGCAGTAACTTGCTTCGCCCGCTCTATGGCTCCCAGGACCTGTTGCTGGTGCTGGAAAAGAGGTCACGGGTCACGAACAAATGTCAGCTAAACACAGACATACCAGCCACTGGACAACAGTCATGCATATCTGTCTTGTAATTGCCTAATCCAGTGACTGTTCTAGGCGAACACTGCCAAGcttaaaatacattacaaatTACCTAATGTCTGGCCTTCCCAtgcatacacatgtacactttGAGTCACTCAGCAACATGCTTATTGAAAGAAATGAAACGATGGATGTGAtccgtaataaaaaaaaaaaaaaaaaaaaaaaaaaaaaaagagttgctATACCTGCTTCTACATGAACATATTCACACAAAAATTCTAATATCAGAAAAATATCTCTGATGGTCATTACGCTGTAAATATAGTTTAAAACTGATCAAATACAGTCTGAGGTTTGTGACAGGATTGAAACGATAGATCAGACAAGTGAGTTTCAAATGCAAGAATAATTAAGGTTCTGGAATGTGTTTTGACCCCTCTAAGAAAACTTACCTCCTGCGAGAGATAAGGCAACACCTGTGCACAGATTCCATTAAGCCGCTTCACTATCTCAGCCTAACAGAcaggaaagatgcagaggttacacaaagaagaacaaatctGGACAGAAATAATCAAATTCACAGTACACCTGTTagattttaaaagtttggggatCCCTTAAATAGGTCTTTCAGGGATATCATCAGAGTCCCATTGTAATCATTTACAGTCACCTAAATGTTGCATGCATTGGCATCAAAATGGATGGCAGACATTTCCAACACAATGAACAGTTAACAGATCACTAGATGGTATATTTGTACACCAGTAAATTGAGGCAGGCACATACATTATACTAAACTGATCGCTGTGGATTTAACTCTAGCTTCACTATTCAATAATGAAGGGCAGACcatgtataatacataattcaATGTGAAGAGGCCAATGAAGGCCAAAATGTacatctggggttgttggttccctcgtGCAGGGGAAAATTTCCATCGGTTCGGGGCATGATCAGACAGAtctgatggagatttttcctctgtgaTGGCACATGAGAGCTACAACTGGAGATGCACCTTACGACAGGCTGTGAAGCGGCTGCCATTCTTGGTTGAGCGTctcaagtttttttgtttgtatgatAATTCAATGTGTACAGAGTtcttgctgatttaactatacattgtacattgGCCTTTTGATTACATCATGTGGTTGCAGTAAActcttgggtgtttttttcaCCCATGTATACAAGCAGGACAAACATCCCTAGTGCCCCACAACAAGAAGAAAAGTACACAAAATAGAAAAGTGAAGATGTGCactaaaaataatcaaatactGTCTAACAGTAAAAACACTCTGTGTAAGATAGAAACGGAACTCCAAACTTAATGCAGCTTTTGTAGCAGGATCAGAACCTcacaaggaagaaaaaaaagtgcacaGTGCAGTATTGTCTGTATCAGGAATAAGCACATATAGATGACAGATGTATTGCACTCACTCTTTCATGAGCAGCATACCGCTCACTATATTCAGCACCTTAAGGCTCTCCCCACAAGGAATTCCCCTCTTACAGGTTTCTCAACATTCTATCCCAAGTTGTGGACCTGTGCATTCTATATAGAAACGGCTTGAAGGACAGAGATCCGGGTGACCCGttgttttatgtactttttatgCAATACATTCTGTTTACTTGAAGGCTGCTCAGTTGCTGTATTCTGCATGAAGACTGGATGAATGTGACATCTCATATTTGATACAAAAGCCTGAGAGGTCTAATTGAAAGCACAGAATATAATGAAAGTGAGTGCAATAAATCTATATGTGCTTATTCTGGACACAGACAATACTGCACTATgcactttattctttttttcttcttgtgagGCTTTGATCCTTTGTGAAGGAGAACTGATCCTGCTACACAAGCCGAGATTGGTTTGGAGTGTCTGTTTTATCttacacatttaattattttagcaGACCTCTTTACTTTTCCATTTTGTACCTATTTGTACTAAATGCTCTAAAGTTGTGAGTGCAATAATTAGAATACAGAGAAATATTTTAGTGCTTAGCCCCTGCAAGTCCCAAGTTCTCAGGGTGCATGCAGGGTCCAAACTTGTTCAGATTTCATTCATACGTTCAGTATCATGAGTGGCCTGTCTTCATCATCAAAGTAAATTAACAACTACATTTGAGTGTGTAGTTGGTGTCCCTCTACCTGGAACAGTGGAAGCCAGAAGCAGCCATTTTAGAAACGGCAGGTAAAACCTCGATTTTGTGTCAATGAGCTTGAGACACAATTCAGCTAGAACAAAGGCTTTCATTTGAACTTTATCCAATAAGATGATGCAAAATGTAGGGTTTTACGTTACCTTTTAATGAACTCACCCAATACTGGGactacaaatacataaaaacatacctCTTAGCAAACAAGAAGAAAATGTTGCTCACCTGTTTGTGCATTTCAATATTTAGGCCGTATGACATCTCGTAAtactattaagaaaaaaaaacacgcgtTTAAGAAACAGAAGCCAAGGCATATTTACAGAGGCATCGGCTCAATGCATGAAACAAATTTCTAGTGGCCAAATGCCCACCATAACTAGAAATGAGGCTCTCAAaccaaaataaagataaaaaggcatattatggtaATACCACTGCAGTCTTCTGAACCCTT
The DNA window shown above is from Spea bombifrons isolate aSpeBom1 chromosome 1, aSpeBom1.2.pri, whole genome shotgun sequence and carries:
- the TLE5 gene encoding TLE family member 5 isoform X2 → MMFPQSSSRHSGSSHLPQQLKFTTSDSCDRIKDEFQLLQAQYHSLKLECDKLASEKSEMQRHYVMYYEMSYGLNIEMHKQAEIVKRLNGICAQVLPYLSQEHQQQVLGAIERAKQVTAPELNSIIRQLQVHQLSQLQALALPLTPLPVGLQAPSLPVSASSGLLSLSALGSQGHLPKEDKNGHDGDSRPDDEGDKSD
- the TLE5 gene encoding TLE family member 5 isoform X3 — its product is MMFPQSSSRHSGSSHLPQQLKFTTSDSCDRIKDEFQLLQAQYHSLKLECDKLASEKSEMQRHYVMYYEMSYGLNIEMHKQAEIVKRLNGICAQVLPYLSQEQQLQVHQLSQLQALALPLTPLPVGLQAPSLPVSASSGLLSLSALGSQGHLPKEDKNGHDGDSRPDDEGDKSD
- the TLE5 gene encoding TLE family member 5 isoform X4, which translates into the protein MMFPQSSSRHSGSSHLPQQLKFTTSDSCDRIKDEFQLLQAQYHSLKLECDKLASEKSEMQRHYVMYYEMSYGLNIEMHKQAEIVKRLNGICAQVLPYLSQEQLQVHQLSQLQALALPLTPLPVGLQAPSLPVSASSGLLSLSALGSQGHLPKEDKNGHDGDSRPDDEGDKSD
- the TLE5 gene encoding TLE family member 5 isoform X1 produces the protein MMFPQSSSRHSGSSHLPQQLKFTTSDSCDRIKDEFQLLQAQYHSLKLECDKLASEKSEMQRHYVMYYEMSYGLNIEMHKQAEIVKRLNGICAQVLPYLSQEHQQQVLGAIERAKQVTAPELNSIIRQQLQVHQLSQLQALALPLTPLPVGLQAPSLPVSASSGLLSLSALGSQGHLPKEDKNGHDGDSRPDDEGDKSD